The window CCAAGAAATTTATACCAAATATTTCTAAAAAGATGGCGACTGATATTAGCAAAACTAATTAATAGCGTATAGCCAATGAAAATCAAAACTATAAAACTAATACTTTTTGCAAAACTCCTCATCTTACCCATCTACGCTCGCGCAGATTATCCTAAGAATGACCTTGATTTTGCCGGCCTACCTGAATTTTGTGCACCAATTCTAAGCCCAAAACTCCAGGGTAGCTCTGCACAAAAATTATGGGGACAGCGATTAAGTGGATTTGACGGCCCACATCATTATTGCGCTGGGCTTTTTACATATAACTTGGCGTGGAAAACATCTGACAAGTGGGAAAGAGCATCTAAACTTAATGCTGCCCTAACAGAGCTTACTTACCCATTAGACCATCATTTCAATCCACAAAACCCCTTGTCAGCGAAACTAATGTACGACATCGCCAAGGTATATGAGGCCAAAGAGGAATATGATAGCGCAATGGAACACTATCAAAAATCTATAGAGCTTAACCCTAAAATTTGGATACCTTACGCAGCGCTAAGTGATTTGCAAAAAAAACTAAACAATCCAAAAGGGGCGTTAGACACCATACAAAATGGCTTAAAACATAAACCAGATTCAAAACCGCTTTTGAAACGGCTCAACAAATTAAAGTAACAGTTCCTCTAAATTAAAGCTGTGCAAGTAAATTTTTATTAACAATAATATGATTACAATAATAAAAAACTTATATTTATACCGAGAGCTAATATCAGCACTAAGTTATAAGAACATAGTTATCCGCT of the Methylomonas sp. MK1 genome contains:
- a CDS encoding tetratricopeptide repeat protein, whose product is MKIKTIKLILFAKLLILPIYARADYPKNDLDFAGLPEFCAPILSPKLQGSSAQKLWGQRLSGFDGPHHYCAGLFTYNLAWKTSDKWERASKLNAALTELTYPLDHHFNPQNPLSAKLMYDIAKVYEAKEEYDSAMEHYQKSIELNPKIWIPYAALSDLQKKLNNPKGALDTIQNGLKHKPDSKPLLKRLNKLK